In Paenibacillus kyungheensis, the following are encoded in one genomic region:
- the liaF gene encoding cell wall-active antibiotics response protein LiaF yields the protein MNRHLFRKTFWGIGLIGIGVVFMLNRMNLIDWGIGDVISLLWPLILLEIGLNELLFKCKRDIGGWIMTVLGVYFLGRNIGMIDYSLIDAVKMMMPLLLVLGGLHLIFNRRQPKKSSKQQPPLNEDYSAPPPPPASPLDDWFEQEMERKGKPVHSTDYTKEFVERSSSSSQSPRSTYGTDQQSFRTKINLNKEDIRSYYKNQNKDAHREQWKQHRHDWKKHHRKKCGYDYDYDYDPSVETKSGFIGDVHIGKDYFELKPMNISHFIGDTMLDLTKAQIAYGVTRIEISAFIGDVKVYIPSGIEVGIKAQGNSFIGDMNILGREREGMMSHMDGETIGYEEAGKQIELVVNAFIGDIQISRVG from the coding sequence ATGAATAGACATTTATTCCGCAAAACATTCTGGGGTATAGGCTTAATCGGAATTGGCGTCGTATTTATGTTAAATAGAATGAATTTGATCGATTGGGGCATCGGCGATGTGATTTCATTGTTATGGCCGCTGATTTTATTAGAAATAGGATTAAACGAATTACTTTTTAAATGTAAACGTGATATCGGTGGTTGGATTATGACCGTTCTAGGTGTTTACTTTTTAGGTAGAAATATAGGGATGATTGATTATTCGTTAATCGATGCAGTCAAAATGATGATGCCATTGCTACTGGTATTAGGTGGATTGCATTTGATCTTCAATCGACGTCAACCGAAAAAGTCTTCTAAACAACAACCACCATTGAATGAAGATTATTCTGCTCCACCACCACCACCTGCATCTCCATTAGATGATTGGTTTGAACAAGAAATGGAGCGTAAAGGCAAACCGGTGCATTCAACAGATTACACTAAAGAATTTGTAGAGCGTTCTTCGTCATCTTCGCAATCCCCACGTTCTACGTATGGTACAGATCAGCAATCGTTTCGCACCAAAATCAATTTAAATAAAGAAGATATTCGTTCTTATTATAAAAATCAAAATAAAGATGCACATCGTGAACAATGGAAACAGCATCGTCATGACTGGAAAAAGCATCATCGCAAAAAATGCGGTTATGATTATGATTACGATTATGATCCTTCAGTAGAAACCAAATCTGGTTTTATCGGTGATGTGCATATTGGTAAAGATTATTTTGAACTCAAACCGATGAATATTTCTCATTTTATTGGTGATACCATGTTAGACTTAACCAAAGCACAGATTGCTTATGGTGTAACCCGTATCGAAATTTCTGCTTTTATCGGTGATGTGAAAGTCTATATTCCAAGTGGAATTGAAGTAGGCATCAAAGCGCAAGGCAATTCATTTATCGGCGATATGAATATTCTTGGACGTGAGCGCGAAGGTATGATGAGTCATATGGATGGTGAAACGATCGGATATGAAGAAGCAGGCAAGCAAATAGAACTTGTAGTCAATGCTTTTATCGGTGATATTCAGATTAGTCGGGTGGGTTAA
- a CDS encoding sensor histidine kinase, with protein MRTKWFKNIKWELIGFFTTGGLLTVIIIFLAIRQGYIILSVPYVWYYYIAGIILICMAAGYIAGQRVQRRIDYVHLKMAQVGKGNFSIRMEPTEDESFNRVHEQFNTMMSTVERKMRILQQLGEKEVMERAIETERAVLEERRRMARDLHDSVSQQLFAIHMSASSLPKMLEKNEQQAKIVMDQVIQMSQLAQKQMRALITQLRPLELEGRSLAEALEFWFPDYCRHNGLKGMQDIELTGRLTEAKERQLFLIVQEALANIIKHADATIVSLSLQEDRHHVALHISDDGKGFNSSMHKQGSYGLTIMSERAEKLGGQAEVISRPGAGTTIRIHIPKFDIHEEEENHDGENKNSVSG; from the coding sequence ATGCGAACAAAATGGTTTAAAAATATCAAATGGGAATTAATCGGCTTTTTCACAACAGGTGGATTATTGACCGTTATTATTATTTTTCTAGCGATCAGACAAGGGTACATTATACTCAGTGTACCCTATGTTTGGTACTATTATATTGCAGGTATTATTCTGATCTGTATGGCAGCAGGTTATATAGCAGGTCAACGTGTTCAGCGCCGGATTGATTATGTTCATTTAAAAATGGCTCAGGTAGGCAAAGGGAATTTTAGTATACGGATGGAGCCTACAGAAGATGAATCCTTTAACCGGGTGCATGAACAGTTCAATACGATGATGAGTACAGTTGAACGAAAAATGCGAATTTTACAGCAATTGGGTGAAAAAGAAGTCATGGAGCGTGCGATTGAGACCGAACGAGCGGTATTGGAAGAACGACGACGGATGGCTCGTGATCTACATGATTCAGTCAGTCAGCAATTATTTGCTATTCATATGTCTGCTTCATCGTTACCGAAAATGCTAGAAAAAAATGAACAACAAGCCAAAATCGTGATGGATCAAGTGATTCAAATGTCGCAATTAGCGCAAAAACAAATGCGAGCATTGATTACACAACTTCGACCTTTAGAACTGGAAGGACGTTCTTTAGCAGAAGCATTAGAATTCTGGTTTCCGGATTATTGTCGTCACAATGGGCTTAAAGGAATGCAAGATATTGAGTTAACAGGGCGACTGACGGAAGCAAAAGAACGTCAGCTTTTTCTTATTGTACAAGAAGCGCTTGCTAATATTATCAAACACGCAGATGCCACGATTGTAAGTCTGTCTTTACAAGAAGATCGCCATCATGTAGCTCTGCATATTAGCGATGATGGTAAAGGATTCAATAGCTCGATGCATAAGCAAGGGTCGTATGGATTAACGATTATGTCAGAACGAGCTGAAAAGTTAGGCGGACAAGCAGAAGTGATTAGTCGACCTGGTGCTGGAACAACAATACGTATCCATATTCCCAAATTCGATATTCATGAAGAAGAGGAGAATCATGATGGAGAAAATAAAAATTCTGTTAGCGGATGA
- a CDS encoding response regulator, whose amino-acid sequence MEKIKILLADDHDMVRMGLKTYLMLEEQFHIIAEAANGREVLDWLEQSNEHEMPDLILMDMMMPVMNGVEATRLVLQNYPQMKIVILTSFLEDELVVEAIEAGAVSYILKTVSAEELIYALQGASRGMPVMTGDISQALTRGIRQRSTVQNEASQLTVREREVLMLIAEGMSNKEIAEELHISIKTVKTHVSNLLMKCELEDRTQLAIYAHRKGWVSQH is encoded by the coding sequence ATGGAGAAAATAAAAATTCTGTTAGCGGATGATCATGATATGGTGCGAATGGGTCTCAAAACATATCTAATGCTAGAAGAGCAATTTCATATTATTGCCGAAGCGGCTAACGGTAGAGAAGTTCTTGATTGGTTAGAACAAAGTAATGAACACGAGATGCCTGATTTGATTTTGATGGATATGATGATGCCTGTCATGAACGGTGTTGAAGCTACCCGTCTGGTATTGCAGAATTATCCACAGATGAAAATTGTGATCTTAACTAGCTTTTTGGAAGACGAGCTGGTGGTAGAAGCGATTGAAGCAGGGGCGGTCAGTTATATTTTAAAAACAGTATCTGCTGAAGAGTTAATCTATGCACTGCAAGGAGCAAGCCGGGGGATGCCTGTGATGACCGGTGATATTTCTCAAGCGCTTACTAGAGGGATTCGTCAACGCAGTACTGTACAAAATGAAGCTTCTCAATTGACTGTTCGTGAACGTGAAGTGTTGATGTTGATTGCAGAAGGCATGAGTAACAAAGAAATTGCTGAAGAATTACATATAAGTATCAAAACAGTCAAAACACATGTCAGTAATTTGTTGATGAAATGCGAATTAGAGGATCGGACGCAACTGGCTATTTATGCTCATCGCAAAGGTTGGGTCAGTCAACATTAG
- a CDS encoding S1C family serine protease, with the protein MDEKNKNDLNNGFNPDGQNNDTANRNTNESNSNNDSSSDQSHYYSYGPFQSLSKDKDGEEVRQEPAQEARKMEMTPSQSSRPVYPTSSTPPPRTDHIDSLNGNHDDNNGNRKTSQFQYNKPKTSAKTVIASILAGMLIMTAGMFGADRANLFTPESESTTTTNIAPASAVTTDNSVTQAALPAGSADVAEVAKSASPAVVKIETLSKSGAASGGNSPYNDPAYRFFFGDQGGGSNEGGGNGGDSSGGSSGSLTPLGIGSGFIFDKSGYILTNAHVVGEADVIQVTLENNKTPYTAKLMGKSTDLDLAVLKIEPKSGETFPSVTLGNSDNVAIGSWLVAIGNPQGFDHTVTAGVLSAKERSITASDASNGQSTDYTHLLQTDASINPGNSGGPLLNMNGQVIGMNTAVSEDAQGIGFAIPSNVILNVVDQLKKGEKIPTTPVPFIGASLMSLTAEVSKQLGIDTTEGSVVTEVLYRSPAYQADLRSYDVITGINGTKYTNSQDLVAAIQKLKVGDSATLNVIRNGKTMDLKVTIGNRNDFDTTSPSTGGTGQ; encoded by the coding sequence ATGGACGAAAAGAACAAAAATGATTTGAATAATGGCTTCAATCCTGATGGCCAAAACAATGATACAGCAAACCGTAATACCAATGAATCGAACTCAAATAATGATTCTTCATCAGACCAATCGCATTATTACTCATATGGTCCTTTCCAATCACTAAGCAAAGATAAAGATGGAGAGGAAGTTCGACAAGAACCTGCTCAGGAAGCTAGAAAAATGGAAATGACTCCATCGCAATCTAGTCGTCCAGTGTATCCAACGAGTTCAACTCCACCGCCACGTACAGATCATATTGATTCTCTAAACGGAAATCATGATGATAACAATGGCAACCGCAAAACCAGTCAATTTCAATACAACAAACCTAAAACTTCTGCCAAAACAGTTATTGCTTCTATATTAGCAGGGATGTTGATTATGACAGCAGGGATGTTTGGTGCAGATCGTGCTAATCTATTTACCCCAGAGTCAGAATCAACCACGACAACCAATATCGCTCCTGCTTCTGCTGTTACAACAGATAATTCTGTAACGCAAGCAGCATTGCCTGCTGGATCAGCAGATGTAGCTGAAGTAGCAAAAAGTGCCAGCCCTGCTGTTGTAAAAATTGAAACGTTGTCCAAATCCGGTGCAGCTAGCGGCGGAAACAGTCCTTACAATGATCCAGCTTATCGTTTCTTCTTCGGTGATCAAGGCGGAGGAAGTAATGAAGGTGGAGGCAATGGCGGAGATAGCAGTGGCGGTTCTTCCGGTTCTCTTACTCCACTCGGTATTGGATCTGGATTTATTTTTGATAAATCTGGATATATCTTAACAAATGCGCATGTAGTCGGTGAAGCAGATGTAATTCAAGTAACTCTTGAAAACAACAAAACACCGTATACTGCTAAATTAATGGGTAAAAGTACAGATCTTGACCTTGCTGTACTAAAAATCGAACCTAAATCTGGAGAAACGTTCCCATCTGTGACTCTAGGTAACTCTGATAATGTGGCGATCGGAAGCTGGTTAGTAGCGATCGGTAATCCTCAAGGATTTGACCATACTGTAACAGCAGGGGTGTTAAGTGCTAAAGAACGTAGCATTACAGCATCTGATGCATCCAATGGACAATCTACAGATTACACTCATTTATTGCAAACTGATGCTTCTATCAACCCTGGTAACTCCGGTGGTCCATTGCTTAATATGAATGGACAAGTTATCGGTATGAATACAGCGGTTAGTGAAGATGCACAAGGGATTGGATTTGCGATTCCTTCTAATGTGATTTTAAATGTAGTGGATCAACTGAAAAAAGGTGAGAAAATCCCAACAACACCTGTTCCATTTATCGGTGCTTCTCTTATGTCATTGACAGCTGAAGTATCCAAACAGTTGGGTATTGATACTACAGAAGGTTCTGTAGTTACAGAAGTATTGTACAGATCTCCTGCTTATCAAGCTGATCTACGTTCTTATGACGTAATAACAGGAATCAATGGTACAAAATATACAAACAGTCAGGATCTAGTCGCAGCTATTCAAAAACTAAAAGTTGGCGATTCGGCTACACTGAATGTGATTCGTAATGGTAAAACGATGGATCTTAAAGTAACGATCGGTAATCGCAATGACTTTGATACGACTTCTCCAAGTACAGGCGGTACAGGTCAATAA
- a CDS encoding response regulator transcription factor has product MRATILIIDDDEKIISMLRRGLAFEGYEVLTASNGAEGLKQMLENDPALMVLDVMMPQVDGFEVCRRVREAGSSVPILMLTAKDEVENRVKGLDAGADDYLVKPFALEEMLARVRALLRRKPESEASTSTRLAFEDLTIDPDAREVTRDGQRLELTAKEFELLHLFMQNPKRVLSRDLIMDKIWGYDYSGESNVLEVYIAMLRQKTEEHGGKRLIQTIRGAGYILRNNS; this is encoded by the coding sequence ATGAGAGCAACTATTTTAATTATTGATGATGATGAAAAAATTATTTCGATGTTACGTCGTGGATTAGCGTTTGAAGGATATGAAGTATTGACTGCTTCTAATGGAGCAGAAGGGTTAAAGCAGATGCTAGAAAATGATCCTGCGCTAATGGTATTAGATGTGATGATGCCACAAGTGGATGGATTTGAAGTCTGTCGTCGTGTACGTGAAGCTGGTAGTTCTGTGCCTATTTTGATGTTAACAGCAAAAGATGAAGTAGAGAACCGTGTAAAAGGCTTGGATGCTGGAGCAGATGATTATCTGGTCAAACCATTTGCGCTAGAAGAAATGTTGGCACGGGTTAGAGCGTTGTTACGACGCAAACCTGAATCCGAAGCTTCTACAAGTACACGTCTAGCATTTGAAGACTTAACGATAGATCCTGATGCGCGTGAAGTTACACGAGATGGGCAACGACTCGAATTAACAGCGAAAGAATTTGAATTATTACATTTATTTATGCAAAATCCGAAACGTGTGTTATCAAGAGATTTGATTATGGATAAAATCTGGGGTTATGACTATAGCGGAGAATCAAACGTACTTGAAGTGTATATTGCGATGCTTCGTCAGAAAACAGAAGAACACGGTGGCAAACGTCTGATTCAGACGATCCGTGGTGCTGGCTATATTTTAAGAAATAACAGCTAG
- a CDS encoding sensor histidine kinase — protein MSIRLRLTVWYSGILAVTLMLFSIAIYGFVYFNTYQDLQNRLIEQISKTQIIVSEVNDEQIDVFLSPKDHDRLADAGFRVKLKNYTNGINNNINGTFLQAPASNKIPNELKQIQYNDRTYLVAYGGIPYSIDNQAKMVGVLMIAADMTDARQLFDDLRVTLIVGSLATLFIAFTLGLFLARKSMAPIEKVIDAASQIQKGKDLSVRIDYDGPHDEIGQLISTVNGMLGRTEVFYKDLAEAYAAQRRFVSDASHELRTPLTTIRGNVDLLQKAWNKKPHEAPHLDEESLKQLSMESINDIADESKRMSRLVNDMLSLARADAGQTIVMESLPAGALLDDVMRRAQFIPHKATWQPANTVALDDYHIYGNKDYLQQMLFIFIENAFKYTKEGTVSLDTVLYQNQIGIRISDTGIGMDQEEVPHIFERFYRADESRGVTPGTGLGLSIAKWIIDEHAGSVEVVTAKGKGTTFVIWLPLAAVPVENKIDPVFEAEPENEISDTKKPE, from the coding sequence ATGTCAATACGTTTAAGACTGACGGTATGGTATTCGGGGATACTGGCAGTGACTTTGATGCTTTTTAGTATAGCGATTTATGGATTTGTTTATTTTAATACGTATCAAGATTTGCAGAATCGTCTAATCGAGCAGATTAGTAAAACACAGATCATTGTAAGCGAAGTCAATGATGAGCAGATTGATGTGTTTTTGTCACCGAAAGACCATGATCGTTTGGCAGACGCTGGGTTTCGGGTCAAACTCAAAAATTATACCAATGGAATTAACAACAATATTAATGGTACTTTTTTGCAAGCGCCTGCTTCTAACAAAATACCAAATGAATTAAAACAAATTCAATATAATGATCGTACTTATCTGGTCGCTTACGGTGGGATACCCTATTCGATTGATAACCAGGCCAAAATGGTTGGCGTATTAATGATAGCTGCGGATATGACAGATGCCCGACAGTTGTTTGACGATCTGCGTGTAACACTGATTGTAGGATCGCTGGCTACATTATTTATTGCGTTTACATTAGGTTTATTTTTGGCGCGCAAATCTATGGCTCCTATCGAAAAGGTTATTGATGCTGCTAGTCAGATCCAAAAAGGAAAAGATCTTAGTGTACGAATCGATTATGATGGACCTCATGATGAAATCGGGCAGTTGATTAGTACGGTTAATGGAATGTTAGGCAGAACCGAAGTATTTTATAAAGACCTAGCAGAAGCCTATGCTGCACAGCGTCGCTTTGTATCTGATGCTTCGCATGAATTACGTACTCCACTGACCACCATTCGTGGTAATGTCGATTTATTGCAAAAAGCATGGAACAAAAAACCTCATGAAGCGCCTCATTTAGATGAAGAAAGTCTGAAGCAATTGTCGATGGAATCGATTAATGATATTGCAGATGAATCCAAACGAATGAGTCGCCTGGTTAATGATATGCTTTCGTTAGCTCGCGCCGATGCAGGGCAGACGATCGTGATGGAGAGCTTGCCTGCGGGTGCTCTTCTGGATGATGTGATGAGACGCGCCCAATTTATCCCGCACAAAGCAACATGGCAACCAGCCAATACTGTGGCGTTAGACGACTATCATATTTATGGTAACAAAGATTATCTACAACAAATGTTGTTTATCTTTATTGAGAATGCTTTTAAATATACCAAAGAGGGTACAGTATCTTTAGATACCGTATTGTATCAAAATCAGATTGGGATTCGAATCAGTGATACAGGTATCGGTATGGATCAAGAAGAAGTGCCTCATATTTTTGAACGATTTTATCGTGCCGATGAATCGCGCGGTGTAACGCCGGGTACAGGCTTGGGATTATCGATAGCCAAATGGATTATCGATGAGCATGCAGGTTCTGTAGAAGTAGTTACCGCTAAAGGCAAAGGAACAACATTTGTAATCTGGCTTCCATTAGCGGCTGTACCGGTCGAAAATAAAATCGATCCTGTATTTGAAGCTGAACCTGAAAACGAGATTTCTGATACCAAAAAACCAGAATAG
- a CDS encoding 4-hydroxy-3-methylbut-2-enyl diphosphate reductase → MEIVKIAPRGYCYGVVDAMVLAQQAAKNLDLPRPIYILGMIVHNSHVTQSFEDQGIITLDGPNRVEILEQVESGTVIFTAHGVSPEVRRLAREKGLTTVDATCPDVTRTHDLIKDKASEGYQIIYIGKKGHPEPEGAIGVAPDQVYLIEKEEEIDQLEIPAGKIVITNQTTMSQWDIRLIMKKLLEKFPGAEVHNEICLATQVRQEAVAEQAGQAELVIVVGDPRSNNSNRLAQVSEEIAGVTAYRISDLTELKREWLVGKSRVAVTAGASTPTPITKEVINYLEKYDNDDESTWEMVRTVDPKRLLPPVREKKGRTTNQPVRH, encoded by the coding sequence ATGGAAATTGTAAAGATTGCGCCGCGTGGGTATTGTTATGGTGTAGTAGATGCTATGGTGCTTGCTCAGCAAGCTGCCAAGAACCTTGACTTACCACGGCCTATTTATATACTCGGTATGATTGTGCATAACAGTCATGTCACTCAATCATTTGAAGATCAAGGTATTATTACATTAGATGGACCGAATCGTGTAGAAATTCTTGAGCAAGTCGAAAGTGGAACGGTTATTTTTACCGCTCATGGTGTGTCTCCTGAAGTGCGCCGTCTGGCTCGTGAAAAAGGATTAACGACTGTAGATGCGACCTGTCCTGATGTAACGCGTACGCATGATCTTATCAAGGATAAAGCAAGCGAAGGTTATCAGATCATTTATATCGGTAAAAAAGGTCATCCTGAACCTGAAGGTGCGATTGGTGTTGCACCGGATCAAGTCTACTTGATAGAAAAAGAAGAAGAGATCGACCAATTGGAGATTCCAGCAGGTAAGATTGTAATTACGAATCAGACCACAATGAGCCAATGGGATATTCGCTTAATTATGAAGAAACTTCTAGAGAAATTCCCGGGAGCAGAAGTGCACAACGAGATTTGTCTAGCGACACAGGTTCGTCAAGAAGCGGTAGCAGAACAAGCAGGTCAAGCAGAGCTTGTAATCGTTGTAGGTGATCCGCGTAGTAACAACTCTAATCGTCTAGCACAGGTATCCGAAGAAATCGCAGGTGTTACGGCTTACCGTATCTCTGACCTTACAGAGCTTAAACGTGAATGGTTAGTTGGCAAAAGTAGAGTAGCTGTTACGGCTGGTGCGTCTACACCAACTCCAATTACTAAAGAGGTCATTAACTATTTAGAAAAATACGATAATGATGATGAATCCACATGGGAAATGGTAAGAACAGTAGATCCTAAACGTTTATTACCTCCTGTGCGTGAGAAAAAAGGTAGAACAACCAATCAACCTGTCCGTCACTGA
- the aroF gene encoding 3-deoxy-7-phosphoheptulonate synthase, translating to MIVIVSNQTPQEQVKEITTVIEQAGLQAHISRGADHTVIGLIGTAEPRLMEHLQQMKGVEKVMKISKSYKLASRDFHPENTVIQIGDVSIGGGELVVMGGPCAVESAEQIDEIARLVKAAGGQVLRGGAFKPRTGPYSFQGVGVEGLIMMAEAGKKHGLLTITEVMTPEYVDICGEYADILQVGTRNMQNFDLLRKLGESKKPVLLKRGFSSTYDEFLNAAEYILAGSNPNVMLCERGIRTFETYTRNTLDLSAIPVLQQLSHLPVISDPSHGTGRRELVEPMTKASVAAGADGLIIEMHTDPDNSMTGDGVQSLFPDQFAKLLRDLEQLSPIIGKTFSTAKAPAAFFESSVQV from the coding sequence ATGATCGTTATCGTATCGAACCAAACACCGCAGGAGCAAGTAAAAGAGATTACTACTGTTATAGAACAAGCAGGCTTACAAGCCCATATTTCTCGGGGAGCAGATCATACGGTTATAGGTCTTATTGGAACAGCCGAACCTCGCTTGATGGAGCATTTACAGCAGATGAAAGGCGTAGAGAAAGTGATGAAAATTTCCAAATCCTACAAATTAGCGAGTCGTGATTTCCATCCTGAAAATACGGTAATCCAAATAGGCGATGTATCGATCGGTGGTGGCGAATTAGTTGTTATGGGCGGTCCTTGTGCAGTGGAATCAGCAGAACAGATTGATGAGATTGCTCGTCTGGTCAAAGCTGCTGGTGGACAAGTATTGCGCGGTGGAGCATTTAAGCCACGTACAGGCCCTTACAGCTTTCAAGGTGTAGGAGTCGAAGGACTAATTATGATGGCAGAAGCAGGGAAGAAACATGGACTGCTAACGATTACAGAAGTAATGACACCGGAATATGTAGATATCTGTGGTGAATACGCTGATATTTTGCAAGTCGGTACACGTAATATGCAGAACTTTGATTTATTGCGCAAATTAGGAGAAAGCAAGAAGCCTGTGTTACTTAAACGTGGATTCAGTTCGACATATGATGAATTTTTGAATGCAGCAGAATACATTCTGGCAGGTAGCAATCCTAATGTAATGCTGTGTGAGCGTGGTATCCGTACGTTTGAGACATACACGCGTAACACGCTTGATCTATCGGCTATTCCTGTACTGCAACAATTGAGCCATCTACCTGTCATTTCTGATCCAAGTCATGGTACAGGACGTCGTGAACTGGTAGAGCCTATGACCAAAGCGTCAGTAGCTGCTGGAGCAGACGGTCTTATTATCGAAATGCATACAGATCCTGATAATTCGATGACTGGTGATGGTGTACAATCGTTATTCCCGGATCAATTTGCTAAATTACTGCGTGATCTCGAACAATTGTCGCCTATTATTGGCAAAACGTTCAGCACTGCCAAAGCACCAGCAGCGTTTTTTGAATCCTCTGTCCAAGTGTAG
- the glnA gene encoding type I glutamate--ammonia ligase — MAVENVLKLAQENNIEWFDFRFVDLSGRAHHISLPASEVDEDTFLNGVAFDGSSIPGFRGIEESDMVMMPDPESVFIDAFTAHPTLNIMCNIFTPDGERYERDPRGIAEKAEEYLQTSGVGTAAFFAPESEFFIFDDVRYQSDVNVSSYSVDSNEAFWNTNRKEDGGNLGFKIRKKGGYVPVAPVDSQQDIRSEMCRLLEEAGLRIERHHHEVATAGQAEINFRFDTLKLTADNLMKYKYIVHNTAQQYGKTATFMPKPLFGDNGSGMHVHQSIFDGDTPLFYEKGAYANLSEMALHYLGGILYHAPALIALTNPSTNSFKRLVPGYEAPVNLVFSKGNRSAAVRIPIASVTPKGCRIEFRTPDSTANPYLAFSAMLMAGLDGIKKKMDPRELGYGPFDKNIYELPEEDKVGIRSVPASLEEALDELEKDFDFLLEGDVFTADFIQNYISFKRAEAKDVAIRVHPHEFSLYYDC, encoded by the coding sequence ATGGCGGTAGAAAACGTATTGAAGCTTGCACAAGAAAACAACATTGAGTGGTTTGATTTTCGTTTTGTGGATTTGTCTGGTCGTGCTCACCATATCTCTTTGCCAGCTAGTGAAGTGGATGAGGATACTTTTTTAAATGGTGTTGCGTTTGACGGTTCTTCAATTCCTGGGTTCCGCGGTATTGAGGAGTCTGATATGGTGATGATGCCAGATCCGGAGTCCGTATTTATCGACGCTTTTACTGCTCATCCAACGTTGAACATTATGTGCAATATCTTCACCCCGGACGGCGAGCGTTATGAACGTGATCCGCGCGGTATTGCAGAGAAAGCGGAAGAATATCTGCAAACAAGCGGTGTAGGAACAGCAGCATTTTTTGCTCCTGAATCCGAGTTCTTTATCTTTGATGATGTACGTTACCAAAGCGATGTGAATGTATCCTCTTACTCCGTTGATTCTAACGAAGCATTCTGGAACACAAACCGCAAAGAAGATGGCGGCAACCTTGGTTTCAAAATCCGTAAAAAAGGCGGATATGTTCCAGTAGCTCCTGTCGATTCTCAACAGGATATTCGTAGCGAAATGTGTCGCTTGCTTGAAGAAGCAGGACTTCGCATTGAGCGTCATCACCATGAAGTAGCTACTGCTGGACAAGCAGAGATCAACTTCCGTTTTGACACTTTGAAATTAACAGCTGATAACTTAATGAAATACAAATATATCGTGCATAACACAGCACAACAATATGGCAAAACAGCAACGTTTATGCCTAAACCTTTATTCGGTGATAACGGTAGCGGTATGCACGTTCACCAATCTATCTTTGATGGCGATACGCCTTTGTTCTACGAAAAAGGTGCTTATGCGAACTTGAGTGAAATGGCATTACATTACCTGGGCGGTATCTTGTATCATGCTCCAGCATTGATCGCATTGACTAACCCAAGTACGAACTCTTTCAAACGTCTTGTTCCTGGTTATGAAGCTCCAGTTAACTTGGTGTTCTCGAAAGGTAACCGTTCAGCAGCAGTTCGTATTCCGATTGCTTCTGTAACACCTAAAGGTTGTCGTATCGAATTCCGTACACCGGATTCTACAGCTAATCCTTACCTTGCATTCTCTGCAATGTTGATGGCTGGTCTTGATGGTATCAAGAAAAAAATGGATCCTCGTGAATTAGGATATGGTCCTTTTGACAAAAATATTTATGAATTGCCTGAAGAAGATAAAGTAGGTATCCGTAGTGTTCCAGCATCTTTGGAAGAAGCTTTGGATGAATTGGAAAAAGATTTCGACTTCTTGCTTGAAGGTGATGTATTTACAGCAGACTTTATCCAAAACTACATTTCATTCAAACGTGCAGAAGCGAAAGATGTTGCAATTCGCGTACATCCACACGAATTCAGCTTGTACTACGATTGCTAA